The following proteins are co-located in the Candidatus Ozemobacteraceae bacterium genome:
- a CDS encoding HAMP domain-containing protein, translating to MKTSRWLTVFWMLVLLMPFLVLGIGRSERLALKLASERAEARARARELTLEAQSCALPRDGVARILQQFQDGAERISEQPGADVDLKRRRLERLYANLVRRWLPPHALSMRWSGGMAASEGLRFDAAHGRRFPPEFPDLFLSWGWADSSEMLRRARTSSMLSELIGSPMNLDLQAGTKSGKVQSYLGTSGINGFYWRKLQTSRLVAWFDLTGLDEHLGMNIMANQVRGPGMGVIFTDDRARPIVGGGEWRKGGHRLIERLRKLGGGKLPAVAVVGRRFVMTSLPPSGMAGRIVVTVPWPETTGIGRASGLQPTPFAALLASGLFLALLGTAAFISRRATVGWMLLGACLGMSIVPAGAGWVVVKRAVAEYGRAELRAKVDDLHRDLTNLDNGGNRLHATLIGMLRRLSRTPDTLARLERGDSPVTLRSALRFLIDACDLEGEYPDLNGPDLLLCVAPDDRTSIVSRLTKNSESVTNSERPLLEVFGPLVKKMRDGIKRSWREEAPGEPVSEATKLRETMKSDMLYDLYIAIFGIDALISQISFPEELIDVKTSFMRIFIIGLRVFRATGIPTDWLLFSIWDDSKELAYVRRVFEERFSGRFGAWHRLAVSEASGTPDDEPDAPEIWVITGLAEHIFGGWIAPGHARMPKAMQEAIERARNSGIIQTGRDMAAPGRPVFEAFLGNHLSRFILAGQVETNSIERRVQRLQTAGNIVAVGLVVIALVLAWQGRRWLLEPLERLRLAMGRIAEGRDQIRIPVDRSDEFGTLAVAFNSMARALEEAAILGRFVSGAVRRAVRDRKSDESGRGEHREVTVLFSCLFHFDRVCAEKNAAQVFDTLGAHLGALNAELEPFAAGAEIDKVIGDKILVVFDHERLGGNARAAAAVLAVVNGVRRRMAAAGLETAMGVNTGRVISGILGATSVRLDHTVIGDPVNLASRLALLAHMTEGTRTVLSGAFLAACETPPNAEKLPFRKVKGKTQEVEAWLMLEDV from the coding sequence ATGAAAACGTCGCGATGGCTGACGGTCTTCTGGATGCTCGTTCTCCTCATGCCGTTCCTCGTTCTCGGCATCGGCCGGAGTGAGCGTCTCGCCCTGAAGCTCGCCTCGGAACGAGCCGAAGCCAGGGCGAGGGCGAGGGAACTCACGCTCGAGGCACAGTCGTGCGCGCTTCCCAGGGACGGTGTCGCCCGAATTCTGCAGCAATTCCAGGACGGCGCCGAGCGGATCTCGGAACAACCCGGCGCGGACGTCGACCTGAAACGGCGAAGGCTGGAGCGCTTGTATGCGAACCTGGTCAGGCGCTGGCTTCCCCCTCACGCTCTGAGCATGAGATGGAGTGGCGGCATGGCCGCCTCAGAGGGGCTTCGATTCGACGCGGCGCATGGTCGCCGGTTCCCGCCGGAGTTTCCGGATCTCTTCCTCTCCTGGGGATGGGCCGATTCCTCCGAAATGCTCCGGCGCGCGAGAACCTCGTCCATGCTTTCGGAACTGATCGGGTCGCCGATGAACCTCGACTTGCAGGCGGGCACGAAGAGCGGCAAGGTTCAGTCGTATCTCGGAACGTCCGGCATCAACGGCTTCTACTGGAGAAAGCTGCAGACGAGCAGGCTCGTCGCGTGGTTCGATCTGACCGGCCTGGATGAGCATCTCGGCATGAACATCATGGCGAACCAGGTGCGAGGGCCGGGGATGGGCGTCATTTTCACCGACGATCGCGCCAGGCCGATCGTCGGGGGCGGGGAATGGCGCAAGGGGGGGCATCGCCTCATCGAGCGTCTCCGAAAGCTCGGCGGCGGCAAACTGCCTGCCGTTGCCGTGGTGGGACGCCGGTTCGTGATGACGTCCCTTCCCCCGTCGGGAATGGCCGGGAGAATCGTCGTGACCGTTCCCTGGCCCGAAACGACCGGTATCGGTCGTGCGTCCGGTCTGCAACCGACGCCGTTCGCCGCGCTTCTCGCCTCGGGGCTCTTTCTCGCGCTTCTCGGCACGGCCGCGTTCATCAGCCGTCGTGCGACCGTCGGCTGGATGCTTCTCGGGGCATGCCTCGGCATGTCGATCGTGCCCGCCGGCGCCGGCTGGGTCGTGGTGAAACGAGCGGTTGCCGAATACGGCCGGGCCGAACTGCGAGCGAAAGTCGACGATCTTCACCGGGATCTGACGAACCTCGACAACGGCGGGAACAGGCTGCATGCGACGTTGATCGGCATGCTGCGCCGTCTTTCGAGAACCCCGGATACATTGGCCCGTCTCGAGAGAGGCGACTCGCCGGTCACTCTGCGGAGCGCGCTGCGCTTCCTCATCGACGCATGCGACCTGGAGGGGGAATATCCCGACCTGAACGGGCCGGACCTGCTTCTCTGCGTGGCTCCCGACGATCGGACGAGCATCGTCAGCCGATTGACGAAAAACTCGGAAAGCGTCACCAATTCGGAACGTCCTCTCCTCGAGGTTTTCGGTCCGCTCGTGAAAAAAATGCGCGACGGCATCAAGCGGAGCTGGAGGGAGGAGGCGCCCGGAGAACCCGTATCGGAAGCGACAAAGCTCCGGGAAACCATGAAATCCGACATGCTGTACGACCTGTACATCGCCATCTTCGGCATCGACGCCCTGATCAGTCAGATCAGCTTTCCGGAAGAACTGATCGACGTGAAAACCTCGTTCATGCGCATTTTCATCATCGGCCTGCGTGTGTTCCGGGCGACTGGCATTCCCACGGATTGGTTGCTCTTTTCGATCTGGGACGATTCGAAAGAGCTGGCGTACGTGCGTCGGGTCTTTGAAGAACGGTTTTCGGGCCGTTTCGGCGCCTGGCACAGGCTGGCCGTTTCGGAGGCCTCGGGGACGCCCGACGACGAGCCCGACGCGCCCGAGATATGGGTCATTACAGGACTTGCAGAGCACATCTTCGGCGGCTGGATCGCCCCCGGCCATGCGCGAATGCCGAAGGCCATGCAGGAAGCCATCGAGCGCGCCCGAAACTCCGGTATCATCCAGACCGGGCGTGACATGGCCGCGCCCGGACGGCCCGTCTTCGAGGCATTTTTGGGGAATCACCTCTCCCGGTTCATTCTGGCCGGCCAGGTCGAGACGAACTCGATCGAGCGCCGGGTTCAGCGTCTGCAGACGGCCGGCAACATCGTTGCCGTCGGCCTCGTGGTCATCGCTCTCGTGCTCGCCTGGCAAGGGCGCCGCTGGCTGCTCGAGCCGCTCGAGCGCCTGCGCCTCGCCATGGGCCGGATCGCCGAGGGGCGCGACCAGATCCGGATTCCAGTGGACCGTTCGGACGAGTTCGGAACGCTGGCCGTCGCGTTCAACTCGATGGCCCGCGCTCTGGAAGAGGCGGCGATTCTGGGCCGGTTCGTCTCGGGGGCCGTCCGGCGCGCCGTGCGCGATCGAAAATCCGACGAGAGCGGCCGCGGCGAGCACCGGGAGGTCACCGTGCTCTTTTCATGCCTGTTCCACTTCGACCGGGTCTGCGCCGAAAAAAACGCGGCACAGGTCTTCGACACGCTCGGCGCTCACCTGGGCGCTCTGAACGCCGAACTTGAGCCGTTCGCCGCCGGGGCCGAGATCGACAAGGTCATCGGCGACAAGATCCTGGTCGTCTTCGACCACGAGCGACTGGGCGGGAATGCCCGGGCCGCCGCCGCCGTTCTCGCCGTCGTGAACGGCGTCCGGCGCCGGATGGCTGCAGCCGGCCTCGAAACGGCGATGGGCGTCAACACCGGCAGGGTCATCTCCGGCATTCTCGGCGCGACCTCGGTGCGGCTCGACCACACCGTCATCGGCGACCCGGTGAACCTCGCCTCGCGACTGGCTCTGCTCGCGCACATGACCGAGGGAACCCGGACCGTCCTCTCGGGCGCGTTTCTTGCCGCCTGCGAGACGCCGCCGAACGCCGAGAAGCTGCCCTTCAGGAAAGTGAAAGGCAAGACCCAGGAGGTCGAGGCCTGGCTGATGCTCGAGGATGTGTGA
- a CDS encoding methyltransferase domain-containing protein: MRLPPLAPRDREEYLLGHCRGKAVLHLGCADWPLTRARLRDGSLLHAKLAAVTDRLWGIDASADGIRLMTDAGFPNLVALGRTDELAPTLRRTFDRVVAGEILEHLDDPGSFLAGLRGVCHPGTLLLLTVPNFASLKRLPRLLWGEETVHPDHRAYYSVVTVTRLCAEQGFRRREVFSYWGTRGRFAFLLNPVCRRLPFLQALADGLCFAFSPDVAPEPGR, translated from the coding sequence ATGCGACTTCCGCCGTTGGCGCCCCGTGATCGAGAGGAGTATCTTCTCGGGCACTGTCGTGGCAAGGCGGTTCTGCATCTGGGGTGCGCCGATTGGCCGCTGACCAGGGCCCGGCTGCGTGACGGGTCGCTGCTGCATGCGAAGCTGGCCGCGGTCACCGACCGGTTGTGGGGCATCGATGCAAGCGCCGACGGAATCAGGCTGATGACCGACGCCGGGTTTCCCAACCTGGTGGCGCTCGGCAGGACGGACGAACTGGCTCCCACCCTGCGGCGGACGTTCGACCGGGTGGTGGCGGGTGAGATCCTCGAGCATCTCGACGATCCCGGTTCCTTCCTGGCCGGCCTGCGCGGGGTGTGCCACCCCGGGACGCTTCTGCTGCTGACCGTGCCGAACTTCGCTTCCCTGAAACGCCTTCCCAGGCTGTTGTGGGGGGAAGAAACGGTTCATCCCGACCATCGCGCCTACTACTCGGTGGTGACCGTCACGCGGCTCTGCGCTGAACAGGGGTTCAGGCGCCGCGAAGTCTTCAGCTATTGGGGCACGCGCGGGCGGTTCGCGTTTCTGCTCAACCCCGTCTGCCGGCGCCTTCCGTTTCTGCAGGCACTCGCAGACGGCCTCTGCTTCGCGTTTTCCCCTGACGTGGCGCCCGAGCCAGGCCGATGA
- a CDS encoding glycosyltransferase: MNLCVTTQHRFDRTPDGAVWTDSAFPYAFWNRYQEEFPTVRVLARVRDVPTPPPRAARSDGPGVTFAPVPYYVGPWAFLLNRGNVRATMRRMIGPNDAVLFRVPAPQPALCLDFLARRGQPFGVEVLGDPIDLFSPGTYATPALPLIRFLTWLELRRICRRAAAAAYVTREALQRRYPTKGISFGYSDVSLAEGELAARPRIFPGNVPPFRLLFVGSLHHRQKGPDVLLRAVRELQTAGLDIVLTIVGDGPERPGLERLAEELGIATRVRFAGTFSERRMIMEALREAHLFVLPSRAEGLPKALVEAMAAGLPCISTPVGGIPEIMDAGDLVPPGDHDALARAIERCLGDPIRWEDMSRRSLATARRFTSTHLNAPHREFLRELRRQTIARGEGTIRS, from the coding sequence ATGAACCTTTGCGTCACGACGCAGCACCGCTTCGACCGGACGCCCGACGGGGCGGTCTGGACGGATTCCGCTTTCCCGTATGCCTTCTGGAACCGCTACCAGGAAGAGTTTCCGACGGTCAGGGTTCTCGCGCGGGTCAGAGACGTTCCGACGCCGCCCCCGCGCGCCGCGCGCTCGGACGGGCCGGGGGTGACATTCGCACCCGTTCCGTACTACGTGGGCCCGTGGGCGTTCCTGCTGAATCGCGGAAACGTGCGGGCAACGATGCGCCGCATGATCGGACCGAATGATGCCGTCCTGTTCCGGGTTCCCGCCCCGCAGCCGGCGCTGTGCCTCGATTTCCTCGCCCGCCGCGGCCAGCCGTTCGGCGTCGAAGTGCTCGGCGACCCGATCGACCTGTTCTCGCCCGGCACCTACGCCACGCCGGCTCTGCCGCTGATCCGGTTCCTGACGTGGCTCGAGCTGCGGCGAATCTGTCGCCGGGCCGCCGCCGCCGCATACGTCACGCGCGAAGCGCTCCAGCGACGCTATCCGACGAAGGGTATTTCGTTCGGCTATTCCGACGTGAGCCTCGCCGAAGGTGAACTGGCCGCCCGCCCGCGGATATTTCCCGGGAATGTCCCGCCCTTCCGGTTGTTGTTCGTCGGTTCGCTGCACCATCGGCAAAAAGGCCCGGATGTGCTGTTGCGGGCTGTTCGCGAGTTGCAGACTGCCGGTCTGGATATCGTCTTGACTATAGTTGGAGACGGCCCTGAGCGACCTGGGCTGGAGCGGCTGGCCGAAGAACTCGGCATTGCGACGCGCGTCCGGTTCGCCGGAACGTTTTCCGAGAGGCGGATGATCATGGAGGCACTGCGCGAGGCCCATCTGTTCGTCCTGCCTTCGCGGGCGGAAGGCCTGCCGAAAGCCCTGGTGGAGGCGATGGCGGCCGGACTGCCCTGCATCAGCACCCCGGTGGGCGGCATTCCGGAGATCATGGACGCGGGGGATCTCGTTCCGCCTGGAGATCATGACGCCCTGGCCCGGGCTATCGAGCGGTGTCTCGGCGACCCGATACGCTGGGAAGACATGTCGCGGCGAAGCCTGGCAACCGCCCGGCGTTTCACCTCGACCCACCTGAACGCGCCGCACCGCGAATTTCTCCGTGAGTTGCGCCGTCAGACAATCGCGCGCGGGGAAGGAACGATCCGAAGCTGA
- a CDS encoding NifB/NifX family molybdenum-iron cluster-binding protein has protein sequence MVRPHSCRKISGKPVAGVFKPAGIPARDLDFLVLTLDEFEALKLADLEGKYQEEAAGMMHVSRPTFGRIIESAHRKIAEALVFGKALRIEGGPVAVTSDIPSSHQGESMNICIPIIEDKGLQSQVNSHFGSAPLFLIVDTEKLSTRAIINKNAQHTHGMCQPLASLSSERLDAVVVGGIGMGALNKLRAAGIKVYMGRQATVEQVISEFKAGKLDEVTPQTACAHHGQGHDHHDHAPKK, from the coding sequence ATGGTCAGGCCGCATTCATGCAGAAAAATATCCGGGAAACCCGTTGCCGGAGTGTTCAAGCCGGCCGGGATCCCGGCGCGCGACCTGGACTTCCTGGTGCTGACCCTCGATGAGTTCGAGGCCCTGAAACTGGCTGATCTCGAGGGAAAGTATCAGGAGGAAGCCGCCGGGATGATGCACGTTTCGCGGCCCACCTTCGGTCGCATCATCGAGTCGGCGCACCGCAAGATCGCCGAAGCCCTCGTTTTCGGGAAAGCCCTTCGCATCGAAGGCGGTCCCGTTGCCGTCACATCCGACATCCCATCATCACACCAGGGAGAATCCATGAACATCTGCATTCCGATCATCGAAGACAAGGGCCTTCAAAGCCAGGTGAACAGCCATTTCGGTTCGGCCCCCCTGTTCCTGATCGTCGACACCGAGAAGCTGTCGACCCGTGCCATCATCAACAAGAATGCCCAGCACACCCACGGCATGTGCCAGCCCCTCGCTTCGCTGAGCAGCGAAAGGCTCGACGCTGTCGTCGTCGGGGGCATCGGCATGGGCGCCCTCAACAAGCTTCGCGCCGCCGGCATCAAGGTGTACATGGGCCGCCAGGCGACGGTCGAGCAGGTCATCTCCGAGTTCAAGGCCGGCAAACTCGATGAAGTCACCCCCCAGACCGCCTGCGCCCATCACGGCCAGGGGCATGACCACCACGACCACGCGCCAAAGAAGTGA
- the tsaA gene encoding tRNA (N6-threonylcarbamoyladenosine(37)-N6)-methyltransferase TrmO, whose protein sequence is MMNPETFAFTQIGVIRTRFTKQEGTPIQASMAGGEIGTVEVFPEYADGLLDIGGFSHLHLIYAFHEIEAGTLRVKPYLDTVEHGIFATRAPKRPNPVGLSVVRLLAVRGNILEIAGVDMLDGTPLLDIKPYIPSLDARDTDRIGWYAGRLRQEGVVLADGRFDSKEEH, encoded by the coding sequence ATGATGAACCCCGAAACATTCGCATTCACACAGATCGGCGTCATTCGCACCCGGTTCACGAAACAGGAGGGAACGCCGATCCAGGCCAGCATGGCAGGCGGGGAGATCGGGACCGTCGAGGTATTCCCTGAGTATGCCGATGGATTGCTCGATATCGGGGGATTCAGTCATCTCCACCTGATCTACGCTTTCCATGAAATCGAAGCCGGCACGTTGCGGGTGAAGCCCTATCTCGACACCGTCGAACATGGCATCTTCGCCACCCGCGCCCCGAAACGGCCAAACCCGGTCGGCCTTTCGGTCGTCCGTCTGCTCGCTGTCCGCGGAAACATTCTCGAGATCGCCGGTGTCGATATGCTCGACGGCACCCCGCTGCTCGATATCAAGCCATATATTCCATCCCTCGACGCCCGCGATACCGACCGGATTGGCTGGTATGCCGGCCGTCTCCGTCAGGAAGGAGTTGTTTTGGCTGACGGAAGATTCGACTCGAAAGAGGAACATTGA
- a CDS encoding M13-type metalloendopeptidase — translation MNTSFSTLLLACLLSGPSLAAAASVIEVSNIAQPASGHGSGIDLQYVDKAARPQDDFARHVNGVWIDTTEIPADKSSWGSFEKLYEDTQPKLRKIVEDAAKESGTKPGSDLQKIGDLYESFMDEAKLDKLGLKPLERELARIDAIRSKAEIPALIAHLNRIGAGAPYTIAIHQDAKDSTKYVADLMQDGLGLPDRDYYLKMKDEKLSKVRAKYKEHIEKMLSLAGDKDAAANARQIIVLETELAKVQWTKVENRDPVKTYNRVELKALDTLAPGYDWGAYLFDTGIAGKTDYVVVSQPSYLTGFTKILQGKPLPVWKAYFRWHLLSAFAAYLSKPFVDENFAFKGTVLTGQPQNRPRWKRGVSLVEGAIGESLGKIYVSQYFPPERKARMESLVKNLLEAYRRSIDILPWMSPETKRAAQEKLAKFTYKIGYPNKWRDYSALTIDKNDLIGNVLRANEFEYMRELNKLGKPIDREEWGMTPQTVNAYYNPEMNEIVFPAAILQPPFFNADADDAVNYGAIGAVIGHEISHGFDDQGCQYDGDGNLRDWWTMEDHQSFEARTKRLVAQYSAFSPLPGYNVNGELTLGENIADNSGLAIAYKAYKISLQGKEAPVVDGLTGDQRFYMGWAQVWRDKTRDEQVVTRLKSDPHSPDRFRINGTLKNQPAFYEAFNVKPGDKMYLPPEERVIIW, via the coding sequence ATGAACACATCATTCTCAACATTGCTGTTGGCCTGCCTTCTGTCAGGGCCGTCCCTGGCGGCTGCAGCGTCTGTCATCGAAGTGTCGAACATTGCCCAGCCGGCTTCCGGCCACGGTTCGGGGATCGATCTGCAGTATGTCGACAAGGCGGCCAGGCCGCAGGACGATTTTGCGCGGCATGTCAACGGTGTATGGATCGATACGACGGAGATTCCGGCCGACAAATCGAGCTGGGGCTCGTTCGAAAAGCTGTATGAAGATACCCAACCGAAGCTGCGGAAGATCGTCGAAGATGCAGCAAAAGAGAGCGGAACGAAACCGGGCTCGGATCTCCAGAAGATTGGCGATTTGTATGAAAGCTTCATGGATGAGGCGAAGCTCGACAAGCTGGGACTGAAGCCGCTCGAAAGGGAACTCGCCAGAATCGACGCCATCCGTTCCAAGGCGGAAATTCCCGCGCTGATCGCTCACCTGAACCGGATCGGCGCAGGCGCGCCCTACACGATTGCCATCCACCAGGATGCCAAAGACTCGACGAAATACGTCGCCGATCTCATGCAGGACGGTCTCGGCCTTCCCGATCGCGATTACTATCTCAAGATGAAAGACGAGAAGCTGAGCAAGGTGCGTGCGAAATACAAGGAGCACATCGAGAAGATGCTGTCCCTGGCGGGGGACAAAGACGCGGCTGCGAACGCTCGTCAGATTATCGTTCTGGAAACGGAACTCGCGAAGGTCCAGTGGACAAAGGTCGAGAATCGCGATCCCGTAAAGACCTACAATCGTGTCGAGTTGAAGGCCCTCGACACGCTGGCGCCCGGCTATGACTGGGGTGCCTATCTCTTCGATACGGGTATTGCGGGCAAAACGGATTACGTTGTCGTCAGCCAGCCGAGCTATCTGACGGGGTTCACCAAGATCCTGCAGGGAAAGCCCCTGCCGGTCTGGAAGGCGTATTTCCGGTGGCATCTGCTCAGCGCGTTTGCCGCGTATCTCTCGAAGCCCTTCGTCGACGAGAACTTCGCGTTCAAGGGAACCGTGCTGACCGGCCAGCCGCAGAACCGCCCCCGGTGGAAGCGCGGCGTTTCCCTCGTTGAAGGAGCCATCGGGGAGAGTCTCGGGAAAATATATGTAAGTCAATACTTTCCGCCCGAGCGCAAGGCTCGCATGGAGAGCCTTGTCAAAAATCTGCTTGAAGCGTATCGCCGCAGTATCGACATCCTGCCCTGGATGAGCCCGGAGACCAAGCGGGCGGCTCAGGAAAAGCTCGCAAAGTTTACCTACAAGATAGGGTATCCGAACAAGTGGCGCGATTATTCCGCGCTCACGATCGACAAGAACGACCTGATCGGCAATGTTCTCAGGGCGAACGAGTTCGAGTATATGCGCGAACTCAACAAACTCGGAAAACCGATCGACCGTGAAGAGTGGGGAATGACGCCCCAGACGGTGAACGCGTATTACAACCCCGAGATGAACGAGATCGTATTCCCTGCGGCGATTCTTCAGCCACCCTTCTTCAACGCCGATGCCGACGATGCGGTCAACTACGGCGCGATTGGCGCGGTCATCGGCCACGAGATCAGCCACGGGTTCGACGACCAGGGCTGCCAGTATGACGGCGACGGCAACCTGCGCGACTGGTGGACGATGGAAGACCATCAGAGCTTCGAGGCTCGCACGAAGCGGCTCGTTGCCCAATACAGCGCCTTCAGCCCGCTTCCGGGATACAACGTGAACGGCGAGCTGACGCTCGGCGAGAACATCGCCGACAACTCTGGTCTGGCGATCGCCTACAAGGCCTACAAGATTTCCCTGCAGGGGAAAGAAGCCCCCGTCGTCGACGGCCTGACGGGCGACCAGCGGTTCTACATGGGCTGGGCGCAGGTCTGGCGCGACAAGACGCGTGACGAGCAGGTGGTTACCAGGCTGAAGAGCGACCCGCACTCACCCGACCGGTTCCGCATCAACGGCACCCTCAAGAATCAGCCGGCCTTCTATGAAGCCTTCAACGTCAAGCCTGGCGACAAGATGTATCTCCCGCCCGAAGAGCGCGTGATCATCTGGTAA
- a CDS encoding methyltransferase domain-containing protein → MTDIRRRFFERLAEEDTEYFAVRPDQEPVLARLWELLGPLDGHRVFEPGCGAGHFTERLASRVGPTGQIHSCDSSRNMIEAAQRRLKCFRTVRTYLADAERAEAFPTEPIDLVLAFRFFPHLTDRRTFLERARNLVQPTGGRLVLAHLEDSATLNGIHADAGGAVQDDRLPPPSRMRDLLAQTGWQTRHLSDTPETGFVAIATPL, encoded by the coding sequence ATGACAGACATCAGACGCCGTTTTTTCGAACGGCTGGCCGAGGAGGATACCGAGTATTTCGCCGTCCGCCCAGATCAGGAACCAGTTCTTGCACGTCTCTGGGAACTCCTGGGGCCTCTCGACGGCCATCGGGTGTTCGAACCGGGTTGCGGCGCCGGCCATTTCACCGAACGGCTGGCGTCCCGCGTCGGGCCAACCGGGCAGATACACTCCTGCGATTCCAGCCGGAACATGATCGAAGCCGCACAACGCCGGCTGAAATGCTTCCGGACCGTGCGAACGTATCTGGCGGATGCCGAACGGGCCGAAGCCTTCCCCACCGAGCCGATCGACCTGGTGCTGGCATTCCGATTCTTTCCCCATCTCACCGACCGGCGCACCTTTCTCGAGCGAGCCCGCAATCTGGTGCAACCCACTGGCGGCCGGCTTGTCCTTGCCCATCTGGAAGACAGCGCAACCCTCAACGGCATCCACGCCGATGCCGGCGGGGCTGTCCAAGACGATCGTCTCCCTCCGCCCTCCCGCATGCGCGATCTCCTCGCCCAGACCGGCTGGCAAACCCGACACCTGTCAGACACCCCCGAAACCGGCTTCGTTGCTATCGCCACACCGTTGTAA
- a CDS encoding metal ABC transporter permease, translated as MLTLWFAAAIGGGLGCGLAGFLLAALRMPFLGVTLAHAALAGAVWSSRFGCSPIWSAAAAAIASAVVLGPLADWLEAEDQQLATMLFTVSLGVAFLGLARTDGAQAEAFALLWGSLLLVSWRETALLWTGVIAVLLLLVAGKRLWPLLLLDPATAWLSGLPARPLRYLLILFSAILITLSLHLIGGLMLYSLVSNPPLAAGRRTSSLSQTLILTLAYAAVASIGGLLLSLWQDWPPGACIVICSAALPMLPAIPLKRTLEAPS; from the coding sequence ATGCTGACCCTCTGGTTCGCCGCGGCGATCGGGGGCGGGCTGGGTTGCGGTCTCGCCGGGTTTCTGCTCGCAGCTCTGCGCATGCCGTTTCTCGGCGTCACCCTTGCCCATGCAGCTCTCGCTGGCGCCGTCTGGAGCAGTCGGTTCGGCTGTTCGCCGATCTGGAGCGCGGCAGCGGCGGCGATCGCGTCAGCGGTGGTCCTGGGTCCGCTCGCGGACTGGCTCGAAGCCGAGGATCAGCAGCTCGCGACGATGCTATTCACAGTCTCGCTCGGGGTTGCATTTCTCGGCCTGGCCCGCACCGACGGCGCACAGGCCGAAGCGTTCGCCCTGCTTTGGGGGAGCCTGCTACTCGTCTCGTGGAGGGAAACAGCCCTGCTCTGGACCGGTGTCATAGCGGTCCTGCTTCTGCTCGTGGCCGGCAAACGCCTTTGGCCGCTTCTCCTGCTCGATCCGGCGACGGCATGGCTGAGCGGTCTGCCAGCCAGGCCACTAAGATATCTATTGATATTGTTCAGTGCTATATTGATCACGCTATCCCTCCATCTCATCGGTGGCCTGATGCTGTATAGCCTTGTCTCGAACCCGCCCCTCGCGGCGGGACGTCGGACGAGCAGTCTGTCGCAAACGCTTATCCTGACGCTGGCCTACGCCGCGGTCGCATCGATCGGGGGGCTCCTGCTATCCCTGTGGCAGGACTGGCCTCCCGGCGCCTGTATCGTGATCTGCTCGGCGGCGCTCCCGATGCTGCCGGCCATTCCCCTGAAACGAACGCTGGAGGCACCCTCATGA
- a CDS encoding ATP-binding cassette domain-containing protein, which translates to MLRLDGISLARSGRTVFGGISTEIPEGAFIGLLGPNGAGKTSLLRVIAGIQPPTSGRIEWRGRPNGFWRRWWRPFWGARIGYVPQIPPAVAFPLSVIDLFDSISSGNRDGLEWLDRLGLPDADHRCFHTLSGGEKRRVLLALALTQRPELLLLDEADSFLDREGRTLAGRVVAEWWKTGGGIRTVLTASHHPEEFPDTITHLWHLNGGTLSPAPAERRPC; encoded by the coding sequence ATGCTGCGCCTCGACGGAATCTCGTTGGCCCGTAGCGGCAGGACGGTTTTCGGCGGCATCTCCACGGAGATCCCGGAGGGCGCGTTCATCGGCCTGCTCGGCCCGAACGGGGCCGGGAAAACCAGTCTGCTGCGCGTCATCGCCGGGATCCAGCCGCCCACTTCGGGCCGAATCGAATGGCGCGGCCGCCCGAACGGCTTTTGGCGTCGCTGGTGGCGACCGTTCTGGGGTGCGCGCATCGGGTACGTTCCGCAAATTCCACCGGCGGTCGCGTTTCCTCTTTCCGTGATTGATTTATTTGATTCGATATCCAGCGGTAACCGTGACGGCCTCGAATGGCTGGATCGGCTCGGCCTGCCCGATGCCGATCATCGCTGTTTTCACACCCTTTCGGGGGGCGAGAAACGGCGCGTTCTTCTCGCGCTGGCCCTGACGCAACGACCCGAACTGCTTCTCCTCGACGAGGCGGACAGCTTTCTCGACCGTGAGGGACGCACTCTGGCCGGCCGGGTCGTGGCGGAGTGGTGGAAAACGGGCGGCGGCATCCGCACCGTTCTGACCGCCAGCCACCATCCCGAGGAGTTCCCCGACACCATCACGCACCTCTGGCACCTCAACGGGGGAACATTGTCGCCGGCGCCGGCAGAGCGACGCCCATGCTGA